From one Acidobacteriota bacterium genomic stretch:
- a CDS encoding MBL fold metallo-hydrolase, with protein sequence MKVFDRFHVYLWNGRDNNCNSCLFPGVLPGGRHVLVDPGHILTPSTGEPALERLLAEIGRDGLDPSAIGLVILTHGHPDHVEGAVELRRLGAKVAMHRQDEELFGRMGGKADIHLEEGTLELGAECRLEVLHSPGHSPGHVTLYWPERKVLIAGDCVFYRSTGRTDFPGGDPDQLFRSIERMAALDVEELLSGHPYGHSGFLRGREAVRDNFEYILRYL encoded by the coding sequence ATGAAGGTATTCGATCGTTTTCACGTCTATCTCTGGAACGGGCGGGACAACAACTGCAACAGCTGCCTCTTCCCGGGCGTGCTGCCGGGCGGGCGGCACGTGCTGGTCGACCCCGGACACATCCTCACCCCCTCGACGGGGGAGCCGGCGCTCGAGCGGCTCCTCGCGGAAATCGGGCGCGACGGTCTCGATCCCTCCGCGATCGGGCTCGTGATCCTCACCCACGGGCACCCCGACCATGTCGAGGGAGCCGTGGAACTCCGGCGGCTGGGGGCGAAGGTGGCGATGCACCGGCAGGACGAGGAGCTGTTCGGGCGCATGGGAGGGAAAGCGGACATACACCTGGAGGAGGGGACGCTCGAACTGGGAGCGGAATGCCGGCTCGAGGTGCTCCATTCGCCCGGGCACTCCCCCGGGCATGTCACCCTCTACTGGCCCGAGCGGAAGGTGCTGATCGCCGGGGACTGCGTGTTCTACCGCAGCACCGGGAGGACCGACTTCCCCGGCGGGGACCCGGACCAGCTCTTCCGGAGCATCGAGCGGATGGCCGCGCTCGACGTCGAGGAGCTGCTCTCGGGGCACCCCTACGGGCATTCGGGCTTCCTCCGCGGCCGCGAGGCGGTCCGGGATAATTTCGAGTACATCCTCAGATATCTTTAG